One segment of Desmodus rotundus isolate HL8 chromosome 6, HLdesRot8A.1, whole genome shotgun sequence DNA contains the following:
- the ELFN1 gene encoding protein ELFN1, with translation MARCRWGVLWLCVAAATLLHAGGLARGDCWLIEGDKGFVWLAICSQNQPPYEAIPQHINSTIVDLRLNENRIHSVQYAALSRFGNLTYLNLTKNEIAYIEDGAFSGQFNLQVLQLGYNRLRNLTEGALRGLGKLEYLYLQANLIEVVTPGAFWECPNIVNIDLSMNRIQRLHSTTFAGLARLSACELYSNPFYCSCELLGFLRWLAVFTNTTQTYDRMQCEAPPPYAGYFLLGRGRHGQRSILGTLQAVCTHGDYVAEPRPPPERLPSLPPPEPSEAPCADEDCFSGDGTTPLVALPTLATQAEVRPLIKVTQLTQNSATLTVRLPSPFNRMYTLEHFNNSRPSTVSRLTRPQEEVRLTNLHARTNYTYCVVSASSGLLRNHTCLTLCLPKPPGPPGPAPGPSAATHYVMTILGCLFGMVLVLGAVYYCLRRRRRQQEKHKTAMAAAAGSLKKTIIELKYGPEMEVPGLAPLPPGPLLGPEAVTRLPFMPAAGGEVQPYKLAESETPKGGKGAYLEVRTGEPAERRDCELGRPGPDSQSSVAEISTIAKEVDKVNQIINNCIDALKSEAASFPGGKSGAVAAAEPPLVLLSEPLAGKQGFLSPVYRDALGRSLQRQHSVEVAPGPPRPSTSSSSSTRSPRAFCAEAPSAHKAAAAAAEAKYIEKSSPAADAILTVTPAAAVLRAEAEKGRQYGEHRHSYPGSHPAEPPSPPAPPPHEGLGSRKASILEPLTRPRPRDLAYSPLSPQYRHLSYTSSPEYTCRASLSIWERLRLSRRRHKDDEEFVAAGHALRKKVQFAKDEDLHDILDYWKGVSAQHKS, from the coding sequence ATGGCCCGGTGCCGCTGGGGCGTGCTGTGGCTGTGCGTGGCGGCGGCCACCCTGCTGCACGCGGGTGGCCTGGCCCGTGGTGACTGCTGGCTGATCGAGGGCGACAAGGGCTTCGTGTGGCTGGCCATCTGCAGCCAGAACCAGCCGCCGTACGAGGCCATCCCCCAGCACATCAACAGCACCATCGTGGACCTGAGGCTGAACGAGAACCGCATCCACAGCGTGCAGTACGCCGCGCTGAGCCGCTTCGGCAACCTGACGTACCTCAACCTCACCAAGAACGAGATCGCCTACATCGAGGACGGTGCCTTCTCAGGCCAGTTCAACCTGCAGGTGCTGCAGCTGGGCTACAACCGGCTGCGCAACCTCACGGAGGGCGCGCTGCGCGGGCTGGGCAAGCTGGAGTACCTGTACCTGCAGGCCAACCTCATCGAGGTGGTCACGCCCGGCGCCTTCTGGGAGTGCCCCAACATCGTCAACATCGACCTGTCCATGAACCGCATCCAGCGCCTGCACAGCACCACCTTCGCCGGCCTGGCGCGGCTGTCCGCCTGCGAGCTCTACAGCAACCCCTTCTACTGCTCCTGCGAGCTGCTGGGCTTCCTGCGCTGGCTGGCCGTCTTCACCAACACCACGCAGACCTACGACCGCATGCAGTGCGAGGCGCCGCCGCCCTACGCCGGCTACTTCCTGCTGGGCCGGGGCCGGCACGGCCAGCGCAGCATCCTGGGCACGCTGCAGGCCGTGTGCACACACGGCGACTACGTGGCcgagccccgccccccgcccgagCGCCTGCCGTCCCTGCCGCCGCCTGAGCCCAGCGAGGCCCCCTGCGCCGACGAGGACTGCTTCTCGGGCGACGGCACCACCCCGCTGgtggccctgcccaccctggccaCCCAGGCCGAGGTGCGTCCCCTCATCAAGGTCACGCAGCTGACGCAGAACTCGGCCACCCTCACGGTGCGGCTGCCCAGCCCGTTCAACCGCATGTACACGCTGGAACACTTCAACAACAGCCGCCCGTCCACCGTCTCGCGGCTGACCAGGCCGCAGGAGGAGGTCCGCCTGACCAACCTGCACGCCCGCACCAACTACACCTACTGTGTGGTGTCCGCCAGCTCGGGGTTGCTCCGCAATCACACCTGCCTCACACTCTGCCTGCCCAAGCCGCCCGGCCCGCCGGGGCCTGCGCCCGGCCCCTCCGCCGCCACCCACTACGTCATGACCATCCTGGGCTGCCTCTTCGGCATGGTGCTGGTGCTGGGTGCCGTCTACTACTGCCTGCGCAGGCGGCGGCGCCAGCAGGAGAAGCACAAGACGGCGATGGCCGCGGCGGCCGGCAGCCTGAAGAAGACGATCATCGAGCTTAAGTACGGGCCAGAGATGGAGGTGCCAGGCCTGGCCCCACTGCCCCCAGGCCCGCTGCTGGGCCCTGAGGCCGTGACCCGCCTCCCTTTCATGCCGGCGGCTGGTGGCGAGGTGCAGCCGTACAAGCTGGCAGAGAGTGAGACGCCCAAGGGCGGCAAGGGCGCCTACCTGGAGGTGCGCACCGGGGAGCCGGCCGAGCGCAGGGACTGCGAGCTGGGCCGCCCCGGCCCCGACAGCCAGAGCTCCGTGGCCGAGATCTCCACCATCGCCAAGGAGGTGGACAAGGTCAACCAGATCATCAACAACTGCATCGACGCGCTCAAGTCCGAGGCCGCCTCCTTCCCGGGTGGCAAGTCGGGGGCCGTGGCCGCCGCCGagccccctctggtgctgctgtCCGAGCCGCTGGCCGGCAAGCAGGGCTTCCTGTCGCCCGTGTACAGGGACGCCTTGGGCCGCAGCCTGCAGCGCCAGCACAGTGTGGAGGTGGCCCCCGGGCCCCCGCGCCCCAGCACCTCGTCCAGCAGCTCCACACGCAGCCCCAGGGCCTTCTGCGCAGAGGCCCCCAGCGCGCACAaggctgccgccgccgccgccgaggCCAAGTACATCGAGAAGAGCTCACCTGCGGCCGATGCCATCCTCACTGTGACGCCTGCGGCAGCCGTGCTGCGGGCCGAGGCCGAGAAGGGCCGCCAGTACGGCGAGCACCGGCACTCGTACCCCGGCTCCCACCCCGCCGAGCCACCCTCGCCACCCGCACCCCCGCCCCACGAGGGCCTGGGCAGCCGCAAGGCTTCCATCCTGGAGCCGCTGacccggccccggccccgcgACCTGGCCTACTCGCCGCTGTCCCCGCAGTACCGCCACCTGAGTTACACCTCCAGCCCCGAGTACACCTGCAGGGCCTCCCTCAGCATCTGGGAGCGCCTCCGCCTGAGCCGCCGGCGGCACAAGGATGACGAGGAGTTCGTGGCAGCCGGCCACGCGCTGCGCAAGAAGGTCCAGTTCGCCAAGGACGAGGACCTGCACGACATCCTGGACTACTGGAAGGGCGTGTCGGCCCAGCACAAGTCCTGA